Proteins encoded by one window of Cuniculiplasma divulgatum:
- a CDS encoding MFS transporter codes for MKMRENHKLFLGYVTRSNVNEKLRIASILITFLLAAYSMYAITFVLIPLHLSFNVSLAFITVAVTLSWIGGGIGGFIFGYISDIFGKKNTVLITILMYSISTILIFFINNIYQLYVLMFFVGAGVNGENGISYVLISFLQKTRLRGTIGGFMQGLYALGALLGAITASTILPRYGTMAWRYVFLITGIVSLFSLISWLFIPDFSNDNFGKHRKLNVTEIFNRNVIKLTLFGSIFAFASFMFLIPLFSLAPTYLQDYGMGSYYIIYVGLVLASLVYGLSGYISDKIGRKRTVIYFSLMAIIFSALFLYVNYEFLGYFIPVSLVLIYMSSSFFAFYGVWISELYPPKMRGAGSNFTLLVARILGGGFGPLIVVLIPLKLGVSLGTILFIMAVVALISSIFIKKPSNQTSNVGVKI; via the coding sequence ATGAAAATGAGGGAGAACCATAAATTATTTCTAGGATATGTTACTAGAAGTAATGTGAATGAGAAACTCAGAATAGCCAGTATTTTGATTACATTTCTATTAGCTGCATATTCAATGTATGCCATAACGTTTGTATTAATACCCTTGCATTTATCATTTAATGTTTCACTGGCATTTATAACTGTAGCTGTAACACTTTCATGGATTGGAGGTGGTATAGGTGGTTTTATCTTCGGTTACATTTCTGATATTTTTGGAAAAAAGAATACTGTGCTTATCACAATACTAATGTATTCTATATCAACAATTTTAATATTTTTTATCAATAATATTTACCAGCTGTATGTCTTAATGTTTTTTGTGGGTGCAGGTGTCAATGGCGAAAATGGGATAAGTTATGTTTTAATCTCATTCCTGCAGAAAACAAGATTAAGGGGGACAATTGGGGGTTTTATGCAGGGATTATATGCACTTGGTGCATTACTTGGAGCCATAACTGCCTCAACAATTCTACCACGTTATGGAACAATGGCATGGAGATATGTTTTTTTAATAACTGGGATAGTATCTCTATTTTCATTAATTTCCTGGTTATTTATACCTGATTTCAGTAATGATAATTTTGGAAAGCATAGAAAGTTAAATGTAACAGAAATATTCAATAGAAATGTTATAAAATTAACATTGTTTGGTTCCATATTTGCATTTGCATCCTTTATGTTTTTAATACCGTTGTTCAGCCTGGCACCCACATATTTGCAGGATTATGGTATGGGTAGTTATTACATAATATATGTTGGTTTAGTTCTAGCCTCATTGGTGTATGGGCTATCCGGCTACATATCAGACAAGATAGGGAGGAAGAGGACCGTTATCTACTTCTCCCTTATGGCAATTATATTTTCAGCTCTATTCTTATATGTTAATTATGAATTTTTAGGATATTTTATTCCAGTATCACTGGTACTAATATACATGAGTTCATCTTTCTTCGCATTTTATGGTGTGTGGATTAGTGAATTATACCCTCCAAAGATGCGGGGCGCGGGTTCAAATTTTACCCTTTTGGTGGCTCGCATTCTTGGTGGTGGTTTTGGCCCATTAATTGTTGTGTTGATTCCATTAAAACTTGGTGTATCCTTAGGAACAATATTATTTATAATGGCGGTAGTGGCCTTAATATCATCCATATTCATTAAAAAACCATCGAACCAGACTTCCAACGTTGGAGTCAAAATATAA
- a CDS encoding YncE family protein: protein MAKLSSLRKRLILEILTITLICAFLATFVMSADNGARVNIPYESHINPFASDNGSLSIAGCVQYTLLLSSNKIVNGNFINAKSNLIPVGTSFDSSNGNLYVADYNISTVSVINATNDKVKCSIQVGLNPVGVAFDNSNGNLYVTNQFSDSVSVIDGKTDSVTSTISVQFQPYGVTFDSANDQVYITDKGSNNVAVINSATNRVVDNISVGSSPYGISFDPDNGNLYVVNDCSNSVSVIDGSTNKVICSITVGTSPIGVAFDSGNGYLYVTNEASNTISVINGATNTVIDTILVGMEPYWASFDSINGYVYVTNSLSNSISVIDVSNNEVISTIDVGETPLGVTFDSSNGYVYVTNALSGTVSIITTKKIVEYPVTFTESNLPLGSRWILTFNNVKYTLTNTSYTFHEFNGTYFYHATSTDYMNISGYVSVKGSAKQIDFSFKLQTYSVTFKESGLQSGSMWYVNLSNGVKSGPITGSSYSFTITNGSYSYTIGNTSGYETSNSTGTMSVNGKNVTENITFSKVTSNTDLYIIIGAASAAVIVAVAAVVIWRRK, encoded by the coding sequence ATGGCAAAATTATCAAGTTTAAGAAAAAGGCTTATTCTTGAAATATTAACCATTACGTTAATCTGTGCATTTCTTGCAACCTTTGTGATGAGTGCTGATAATGGTGCGCGTGTAAATATTCCATATGAATCCCATATAAACCCCTTTGCCTCTGATAATGGGAGTCTTTCCATTGCAGGCTGTGTGCAGTATACATTACTATTATCAAGCAACAAAATTGTGAATGGTAATTTTATCAATGCCAAAAGCAACCTTATTCCAGTTGGAACAAGCTTCGACTCAAGTAATGGAAATCTGTATGTAGCTGATTATAATATTAGCACTGTATCAGTAATCAATGCTACCAATGACAAAGTAAAATGCTCAATACAGGTTGGCTTAAATCCAGTTGGAGTAGCTTTCGATAACAGTAATGGAAATTTGTATGTAACAAATCAATTTTCGGACAGCGTATCAGTAATTGATGGTAAAACAGATTCCGTTACAAGCACAATATCTGTACAATTTCAACCATACGGGGTCACCTTCGACTCCGCCAATGATCAGGTGTATATTACAGATAAGGGTTCTAATAATGTAGCTGTAATCAACAGTGCAACCAATAGGGTGGTTGATAATATATCAGTAGGATCATCTCCCTATGGGATCTCGTTCGACCCTGATAACGGTAATTTGTACGTTGTAAACGATTGTTCTAACAGCGTATCAGTAATAGATGGTTCAACCAATAAGGTGATCTGTAGTATAACAGTTGGCACATCACCAATTGGAGTAGCCTTCGATTCTGGAAATGGATATTTATATGTTACAAATGAAGCCTCTAACACTATATCGGTAATCAATGGTGCAACCAATACGGTGATAGATACAATACTAGTGGGAATGGAACCATACTGGGCCTCATTTGATTCAATTAATGGGTATGTATACGTAACAAATTCTTTATCTAACAGCATTTCAGTGATAGATGTTTCAAACAATGAGGTAATAAGTACCATAGACGTTGGGGAAACGCCACTTGGAGTAACTTTTGATTCCAGCAATGGATATGTATATGTAACAAATGCTTTATCTGGAACTGTTAGTATAATAACAACAAAAAAAATAGTAGAATATCCTGTAACATTTACGGAATCAAATCTTCCATTGGGATCAAGATGGATATTAACATTCAATAATGTAAAATATACATTAACAAACACATCATACACATTCCATGAGTTCAATGGCACATATTTCTATCATGCAACATCAACAGATTACATGAACATATCTGGATATGTATCAGTAAAAGGATCAGCTAAACAGATAGACTTTTCATTCAAATTACAAACATACTCAGTAACATTCAAGGAATCAGGATTACAATCTGGATCAATGTGGTATGTTAATTTATCTAATGGGGTAAAATCTGGGCCGATCACAGGATCATCCTACTCCTTTACGATAACAAACGGATCATATTCATACACAATCGGAAACACATCAGGATACGAAACATCAAACTCTACAGGAACAATGTCAGTAAATGGAAAGAATGTAACAGAAAACATAACATTCTCAAAGGTAACTTCAAACACAGATCTATACATAATCATAGGTGCAGCCTCAGCAGCAGTCATAGTTGCAGTGGCTGCAGTAGTAATATGGAGGAGGAAATAA
- a CDS encoding threonine--tRNA ligase, translated as MSEMQFSVRKGEQMGKPFAGKRDIIAVRVGENLHDLMEIAETDTDVLPVTLNDEYGLHILRHSAAHLLAQAVMEMYPDAKLNAGPVVENGFYYDIKMDPPDQDNLDMIEKKMRELASKKIPIVREVHRKKDLREMFRDNRFKLDKINDYVGEESTVYRQGEFVDFCTGPHVPDTSYIRHFKLLNVASSNYKGDIKEERLTRIYGTAFPDEKSLKQYLKNREEAAQRDHRKIGSEMDLFVFNSERAPGLPMYTAKGSVIRNELINFMRELNGKFGWEEVTTPHLFKDNMWKTSGHYYKYKDDMFLFTLPDGDSYALKPMNCPGHITIYENTSHSYRDMPVKFSEFGTVYRYEKSGEVGGLTRPRTFTVDDGHEFMRPDQIEDEIKSVLDMMKITFKTYFDEIEVRYDLSVADKSKPENYLINYKCRKCGHLNEPRRMSAETNEQKCEECGSKDLEPDFSLWDNATEQLRNALVSSGIEFKEYPGEAAFYGPKIDVHIKDALGRSWQLTTIQIDFFMPIAFGLYFMNQESKKETPVMLHRAIYGSIERFLVILLENSYGKLPTWLSPIQCYIIPLSDQQKEYAVQVNKKLKESGIRTYLDESSESVSKKIKLGRRFRPSYFLILGEREKENSEVSVRNRNDRIQNLKMEEFTKKITEEIRDRFRDQTL; from the coding sequence ATGTCAGAAATGCAGTTTTCTGTTAGGAAGGGCGAGCAGATGGGTAAACCATTTGCCGGAAAGAGGGATATTATTGCAGTCAGGGTAGGTGAAAATCTTCATGATTTAATGGAAATTGCAGAAACTGACACTGATGTTTTACCAGTTACGCTGAATGATGAATACGGCCTGCATATACTGAGACATTCCGCCGCACACCTGCTTGCCCAGGCTGTAATGGAAATGTATCCAGATGCCAAACTAAATGCAGGACCTGTTGTGGAAAATGGTTTTTACTACGACATAAAAATGGACCCACCTGATCAGGATAACCTTGATATGATAGAAAAGAAGATGAGGGAACTTGCATCTAAAAAGATACCCATTGTTCGTGAGGTACATAGGAAAAAGGATCTTAGGGAAATGTTCAGGGATAACAGGTTCAAGCTTGATAAGATAAACGATTATGTTGGAGAAGAATCAACCGTATACAGACAGGGTGAATTTGTTGATTTCTGTACAGGCCCTCATGTGCCTGACACATCCTATATCAGGCATTTCAAGCTTCTCAATGTTGCATCTTCCAATTACAAGGGAGATATCAAGGAGGAGAGGCTCACAAGAATTTATGGAACAGCGTTCCCTGATGAGAAGTCACTGAAACAGTACCTGAAGAACAGGGAAGAGGCTGCACAGAGGGATCACAGGAAGATTGGATCTGAAATGGATCTGTTTGTTTTCAACTCTGAAAGGGCACCTGGTCTACCAATGTATACAGCAAAGGGTTCCGTCATAAGGAATGAACTCATAAATTTTATGAGGGAACTGAATGGCAAATTTGGATGGGAAGAGGTTACAACACCCCACTTGTTCAAGGATAACATGTGGAAGACATCTGGCCACTATTACAAGTACAAGGACGACATGTTTCTTTTCACACTGCCAGATGGTGATTCATATGCGTTGAAACCCATGAATTGCCCAGGACATATAACCATATATGAAAACACAAGCCATAGCTACAGAGACATGCCAGTAAAGTTCAGTGAATTCGGAACAGTTTACAGATATGAGAAATCTGGAGAGGTGGGTGGATTAACAAGACCAAGAACATTCACTGTAGACGATGGACATGAATTCATGAGACCAGATCAGATTGAAGATGAAATAAAAAGTGTTCTTGATATGATGAAAATCACATTTAAAACATATTTTGATGAGATTGAGGTAAGATATGATCTTTCAGTTGCAGATAAATCCAAGCCTGAGAATTATCTGATCAATTATAAATGCAGGAAATGTGGTCACCTGAATGAACCAAGAAGAATGTCCGCGGAGACAAATGAACAGAAATGTGAAGAGTGTGGTTCTAAAGATCTCGAACCAGATTTCTCCCTCTGGGATAATGCCACAGAGCAGTTAAGAAATGCACTCGTATCATCTGGAATTGAATTTAAGGAGTATCCAGGAGAGGCTGCTTTCTATGGTCCAAAGATAGATGTGCATATAAAGGATGCGCTTGGCAGATCCTGGCAGCTTACAACAATTCAGATAGATTTCTTCATGCCCATAGCCTTTGGCCTTTACTTCATGAACCAGGAGAGCAAAAAAGAAACACCGGTTATGCTTCACAGGGCCATATACGGTTCAATAGAGAGATTTCTGGTGATCCTGCTTGAAAACTCCTATGGTAAATTGCCCACATGGCTTTCACCTATCCAGTGCTATATCATACCCCTCAGTGATCAGCAGAAAGAATATGCAGTTCAAGTAAATAAAAAACTGAAGGAATCTGGAATAAGAACATATCTTGATGAATCTTCTGAAAGCGTGTCAAAGAAGATCAAACTTGGAAGAAGATTCAGGCCATCCTATTTTCTAATACTGGGAGAGAGGGAAAAGGAAAACAGTGAAGTTTCGGTGAGGAACAGGAATGACAGGATTCAGAACCTGAAGATGGAAGAGTTCACGAAAAAGATCACTGAGGAGATCAGGGATAGATTCAGGGATCAAACGCTCTGA
- a CDS encoding M1 family metallopeptidase — MRIEHYDIDLDYDEKTKEYTGKERIMLSGNEKDFVINTLNHEIKEIKLNGVNVELENGKKDEEKIIKGELRNNSELFIEFKAKVPEALTGLYLAKTPDGSEMVSTQFEAIGARRAFPCFDEPLLKATFSIKLTIASHLDAISNMPVASTTEKNGRKTVEFQRTPRMPTYLLYLGIGEFKTMHRKHGNVDLYLTGLKGHMETTKYPLDVAEHCIDFFNEYTGIPYMLPKMHLISVPEFAAGAMENWGAITFRESALLHNESSGNASKKRIASVIAHEIAHQWFGDLVTMKYWNDLWLNESFATFMANKAIDAIYPEWNITGDMLVSDGRGAFLVDSLESSNPVSPKERDMDKMGERSTEITYGKGGMILRMIESYVGEDAFKNGLHNYLVKYSYSNAEAADLWKSISENSEKDVSGIMDAWITRDGYPLITVNNGNKVEITQERFLLNGKTDDRIWPVPLTVKRKDGIESMLFGSKEKEISVGQFLKLNADETGFYRVKYSDDFYSKFDPASDDFTEFDLIGIISDLYALVISGRMDLKRYTDIIGKFKQNGKYNLYIQISNELAELYHILYRNEDVKKTFMDFHEKQKKLLEKDRNDDINRSILHGLVLRRLAEVDEDVCGELAAKYNHMEKEDPDMRSAIAYAFVKKHDDPEATIKKYESLKNDNDRVAVLVSMGNLKGKEAMEMIFNLAKDGRIKKQDESRYYTSFGLSIDNKDLAFENIERIVARLNEISSGGRNVSNLMSSVLPFLGEGRTDETKKLMDKIRNDKNKLGIAKGLEKLEIFEKLREKYNN, encoded by the coding sequence ATGAGAATAGAGCATTATGATATTGATCTGGACTATGATGAGAAAACGAAGGAATATACAGGCAAGGAAAGGATTATGCTCAGTGGAAATGAGAAAGATTTTGTTATAAATACGCTGAATCATGAAATAAAGGAGATAAAGCTGAACGGTGTTAATGTTGAACTGGAAAATGGAAAAAAGGATGAGGAAAAGATCATAAAGGGAGAATTGAGGAATAACAGTGAACTGTTCATTGAATTTAAAGCAAAGGTGCCCGAGGCACTAACTGGTCTTTACCTTGCAAAAACACCCGATGGCTCTGAAATGGTATCAACCCAGTTTGAGGCTATTGGTGCACGAAGAGCATTTCCCTGCTTTGATGAGCCACTGCTGAAGGCAACCTTTTCAATAAAACTTACCATTGCCAGTCATCTTGACGCAATTAGCAATATGCCAGTTGCTTCAACTACGGAAAAGAATGGAAGAAAAACGGTAGAATTCCAAAGGACGCCAAGAATGCCAACCTATCTTCTCTATCTAGGCATAGGGGAATTCAAAACCATGCACAGGAAGCATGGAAATGTTGATCTTTACCTTACGGGATTGAAAGGGCACATGGAAACAACAAAATATCCACTTGATGTTGCAGAACACTGTATAGATTTTTTCAATGAGTACACAGGTATCCCATACATGCTTCCAAAAATGCACCTCATATCTGTACCAGAATTTGCAGCGGGAGCAATGGAAAACTGGGGTGCAATCACATTCAGAGAATCAGCCTTACTGCATAATGAAAGCTCTGGAAATGCTTCGAAAAAGAGGATTGCATCTGTCATTGCCCATGAGATCGCACACCAGTGGTTCGGTGATCTTGTGACCATGAAATACTGGAACGATCTATGGCTTAATGAGAGCTTTGCAACATTTATGGCAAATAAGGCCATAGATGCCATATATCCTGAATGGAACATAACAGGTGATATGCTTGTTTCAGACGGGAGGGGAGCATTCCTTGTAGATTCACTGGAAAGCAGCAATCCTGTTTCACCTAAGGAAAGGGATATGGACAAAATGGGTGAAAGATCAACGGAAATAACCTATGGAAAGGGTGGAATGATCCTGAGGATGATTGAAAGCTATGTGGGTGAGGATGCATTTAAAAATGGCCTTCATAACTATCTTGTAAAATATTCATATTCCAACGCTGAGGCTGCAGATCTATGGAAGAGCATATCTGAGAATTCCGAAAAGGATGTTAGTGGAATAATGGATGCCTGGATCACAAGAGATGGCTATCCACTTATAACCGTAAATAATGGAAATAAAGTGGAGATAACGCAGGAAAGATTCCTTCTCAACGGTAAAACAGACGATAGAATATGGCCTGTCCCTCTGACTGTGAAGAGAAAGGATGGGATTGAAAGCATGCTCTTCGGCAGCAAGGAAAAGGAGATCAGTGTTGGTCAGTTCCTGAAGCTGAACGCAGATGAAACGGGCTTTTACAGGGTAAAATATTCAGATGATTTCTACAGCAAATTTGATCCGGCATCAGATGATTTTACTGAATTTGACCTGATCGGCATTATAAGTGATCTTTATGCACTTGTAATATCCGGAAGGATGGATCTGAAAAGATATACTGATATTATAGGAAAATTCAAACAGAATGGCAAATACAACCTTTACATCCAGATATCCAATGAACTTGCAGAACTTTATCACATTTTGTACAGGAATGAAGATGTTAAGAAAACATTCATGGATTTTCATGAGAAACAGAAAAAATTGCTTGAGAAGGACAGAAATGATGATATAAACAGGTCAATTTTACATGGTCTTGTTTTGAGAAGACTGGCAGAGGTTGATGAGGATGTATGTGGTGAACTTGCGGCAAAGTACAATCATATGGAAAAGGAAGATCCGGACATGAGAAGTGCAATTGCATATGCGTTTGTTAAGAAGCATGATGATCCTGAAGCTACCATTAAAAAATACGAATCGCTAAAAAATGACAATGATCGTGTTGCGGTGCTCGTTTCCATGGGAAATTTGAAAGGAAAAGAAGCAATGGAAATGATCTTCAATCTTGCAAAGGATGGCAGGATAAAAAAACAGGATGAATCAAGGTATTACACATCCTTTGGACTTTCCATTGACAATAAGGATCTGGCATTTGAAAACATTGAGAGAATTGTTGCAAGGCTCAATGAAATATCCTCAGGCGGGAGAAATGTTTCAAATCTTATGTCTTCTGTACTCCCGTTCCTGGGAGAAGGAAGGACTGATGAAACAAAGAAACTCATGGATAAAATCAGAAACGACAAGAACAAACTTGGAATTGCAAAGGGACTGGAGAAACTTGAAATTTTTGAGAAACTGAGAGAGAAGTATAATAATTAA
- a CDS encoding DUF167 domain-containing protein — MILKVKVHTGNGKIQVNGENVVVFTEKPMKNNMANYDIMKQISEYYHVEVNCVSILRGATRRNKLIEVRCI, encoded by the coding sequence ATGATCCTTAAGGTCAAAGTTCACACAGGCAATGGCAAAATACAAGTTAATGGTGAAAACGTGGTTGTATTTACAGAAAAGCCAATGAAAAACAACATGGCAAACTATGACATAATGAAGCAGATCTCAGAATATTATCATGTGGAAGTCAACTGTGTCAGCATATTGAGGGGAGCAACAAGAAGAAATAAACTAATAGAAGTCAGGTGCATTTAA